One region of Oryzias latipes chromosome 6, ASM223467v1 genomic DNA includes:
- the c6h11orf24 gene encoding uncharacterized protein C11orf24 homolog yields MWLCSSKLPVMCIHLLCLLLLFFTGSVTAPPVDGPQAPLNTTQPSLSKNCKNDSICKSGSADGSSQTGSDGTSNLNYTRTSTNETQPLPSLNSSSPLKSTKLGSSFLPTATPRQNTGGPSSPFVLEPKTSPKTVSLRTPTPSTKATSSTPSTASPKPPSIAPKPPSIVPPAPPSTVSPKPPSTAPPKPPSTAPPKPSSTAPLAPQSTAPPKPSSTAPPKPSSTVPPKPSKPSSTVPPKPSKPSSTVPPKPSSAVPPKPSSTVPPKPSSTVPPKPSSTAPSAPPSTASPTVTPAATVTIPFSSLVPQSSAPVSAHTAADSHTKPVALVTVMSVVEAEGLPLTRQLVDTASLLAVLLFGLLFFLVTVAVFVTQAYESYRRKDYTQVDYLINGMYTDSGV; encoded by the exons ATGTGGCTGTGTTCCTCAAAGCTTCCAGTGATGTGCATTCACCTCCTctgcctgctgctgctcttcttcACTGGCTCCGTCACAGCGCCCCCTGTGGACGGACCACAAGCCCCGCTTAACACAACACAACCCAGCCTCTCCAAGAACT GTAAGAATGATTCGATCTGTAAGAGTGGATCAGCGGATGGTTCATCGCAAACTGGTTCTGATGGGACCTCAAACCTCAACTACACCAGAACCTCCACTAATGAGACACAACCTCTGCCCTCCCTAAATTCCTCTTCCCCCCTTAAGTCCACCAAACTCGGCTCCAGCTTCTTACCTACAGCCACGCCCAGACAAAATACTGGAGGACCTTCATCACCCTTTGTGTTGGAACCTAAAACCTCCCCAAAGACTGTGAGCCTTAGGACACCAACACCATCCACCAAAGCAACTTCATCCACACCGTCTACAGCATCACCAAAACCACCCTCTATAGCACCAAAACCACCGTCTATAGTACCACCAGCACCACCGTCTACAGTATCACCAAAACCACCGTCTACAGCACCACCAAAACCACCGTCTACAGCACCACCAAAACCATCGTCTACAGCACCATTAGCACCACAGTCTACAGCACCACCAAAACCATCGTCTACAGCACCACCAAAACCATCGTCTACAGTACCACCAAAACCATCGAAACCATCGTCTACAGTACCACCAAAACCATCGAAACCATCGTCTACAGTACCACCAAAACCATCGTCTGCAGTACCACCAAAACCATCGTCTACAGTACCACCAAAACCATCGTCCACAGTACCACCAAAACCATCGTCTACAGCACCATCAGCACCACCGTCTACAGCATCTCCCACAGTAACACCTGCTGCTACAGTAACCATTCCATTTTCATCATTGGTACCTCAGTCCTCTGCACCCGTCTCTGCTCACACTGCTGCTGACAGCCACACGAAGCCTGTTGCCTTGGTAACGGTTATGTCTGTGGTAGAAGCAGAGGGGCTCCCTCTGACCCGGCAGCTGGTGGATACAGCGTCCTTGCTGGCCGTTCTGCTATTTGGCTTGCTGTTCTTCTTGGTCACGGTGGCGGTTTTTGTCACACAGGCGTATGAGAGCTATAGGAGAAAGGACTACACCCAAGTGGACTATCTGATCAACGGCATGTACACAGACTCTGGGGTGTGA